Proteins from a genomic interval of Rhipicephalus microplus isolate Deutch F79 chromosome 6, USDA_Rmic, whole genome shotgun sequence:
- the LOC119167390 gene encoding U20-hexatoxin-Hi1a: protein MNRINFLTLAICTLVGYVLCTPTGETDCQRRRRNEQSATGNLTGLLVPECDEHGNYKPIQCFGETIRGRRFCACYDKEFGQIKGPSRSLRSCNCVVAYHEWEHTPASERGSEPHCNATSGEYKPVQCNTTDHWCVETDSGRLLGAKMHGGCSSDLSNISCGIDGTHHGHHGSHGQSPHDSHSDSHHGSHSGSEHGTHAEPHADASHHSSSHDGHSS from the exons ATCTGCACACTTGTGGGCTATGTGCTATGCA CTCCGACGGGTGAGACAGACTGTCAGCGTCGTCGACGCAATGAGCAGAGCGCCACGGGAAACCTGACTGGCCTACTGGTCCCCGAATGTGACGAGCACGGAAACTACAAGCCAATACAGTGCTTCGGTGAAACCATCCGGGGAAGACGCTTTTGCGCCTGCTACGACAAGGAGTTCGGTCAGATCAAGGGTCCGTCGAGGAGCCTCAGGTCGTGCAACTGCGTCGTGGCATACCATGAGTGGGAACACACACCGG CTTCGGAGCGAGGATCGGAACCACACTGCAACGCCACCTCTGGAGAATACAAGCCGGTGCAGTGCAACACCACTGACCACTGGTGTGTGGAAACCGACTCTGGTCGCCTTCTGGGCGCGAAGATGCATGGTGGATGTTCTAGCGACCTGTCTAACATCTCATGCGGTATCGACGGAACACACCACGGACACCATGGCTCTCACGGTCAATCGCCCCACGACTCTCACAGTGATTCGCACCATGGCTCTCACAGTGGCTCGGAACACGGCACTCACGCTGAGCCTCACGCAGACGCATCTCACCACAGCTCATCTCACGATGGCCACAGTTCTTGA